The DNA region GAGATTAACAGGGGGGGCGTGTGGTGTGTGGATGATTCTGCATTTTTGTTGCATATGCgcggatggggatggcgggcgttttttttttttcgttttttttttttctggatTGAGTTTGGTTTCACGCCCCCTCCATCACGCCGCCGCTACGGGCCGCGCCCACCCACCATTCTTTTCCCCCTGGAATTTCCCGACTGGGAGGtagtgggggtggtgattggCGGGGGGAGAAATATGGGCTGTGGATGTTGACAGGGGAGATCTCACTGGGACTGGGGATGGCAAGAGAGTTTGGGGTGGGAAGAATTGATGGGTTTTGCTGCtcacaccccctcctctaGAGTACTGCACGTCAGAGCGGCATGGCGGGAGCAGGCGGATGTGCTGTGCCCAGAGGGAGGTGTGGATGAGATCAGGCGTGAGGACCAGGGGGTTCTGTTCGTTGGACCGGGAGATGGGTGCTCCGTGCCTTGCTTCTGGGAGTAGCCAGGCAGGTTTTTCCATGTGGACTGGGGTCTCAGCTGAGGAGACTGGTGGGGAGAGATAGTCATGGGCCTTCTCCGTTTTGCCGTTTTAGGGTAGCGTTTATAAGAcggggtgatgatggaggggacggCAGCTGAACTTGTCTGTGGGTCGAAAACAAGGTCTGTGAGTAACGAGAGTTTTTTCCATTTAGTTTCTTTTCTAGCTGGTTAGGTCGTAATGATACCTTTCGTTTTTGGTTACCCGTGAAATCTCGTGACTGGTGGTCAGGTGAAGGTTGCCTAGGGTTGATGAACATATGTCCTGATTTCTGTCTTGCCCAGCTCTGTCATGTAGACACTAGCacttgttttgtttcgaaCTGGGTCGATCATCTTACTAAGGTCATGGCTTGGTGCCCAACCAGATATGTAGCGCTTCGGCAGGTGGAAGCATGCAGTTTTGGACAGACATGCCTCGGACACCAAGGGGAAAGCATCACGTGATGCCACTGGCTATCTTTTGGGTGACAATGTGTTGAAGGGCAAAGAATTAAGAGTGGTCTGGTATGTACTATCAAATTGTAGTGTTACAAACTCAGTCGTCAATCATTGCGTTATAAACTTTTCCCACGCCAGAAGATAAATATGCTTGAAAAAGAATAGACGCTGCGTTTCAGGTGGCAGCAGCGAGGAACACCTCAGCTTTGGCTTCCGCCACTGCCTCTGGCGCTTTTGGTTCGGGACCAATCTGTGTTGTCTCCGGTTGGGTAGTTTGCTGCTGGTCTGAGTGCTCTTGGCTTTGTAgttcttgttgctgctgtgggaCTCCCTTTGGCTGGCAAGGCTTCCTTTCCAGCCAGGTACCCACAGGTTCCAAcccattcttcttctcgagTGGCTCCCAGGGGTTCTCGTTGGAGCGGGAGTCGTAGTAGTCAATGTACCAGTTTGGATTGTGGCCACCGCCACCTCTGCCGCCTCTGgcccctcctcggcctcctctcTCACCAAAGTTGCCTCTGCCTCTTGCATTAAAATTACCCCGGGTGGTAGGGTTGGAACCTGACTCTTTGCGTTGTCCCTGGTTTGGACTATTACTGCCCTcctccgctgctgctgcgctgTGGCAATCTTCATCGTGATTGACCCTCTCGGTTGTTATCGCTGAACCTCGAAATCCCTTGATGAAAGGATCGGACCCTTGGCctgttggggatggtgagaTGTCAACATGAGTATCGGTCGTGACGATGATGGGCGAGCAGGAAGCTCGGGTTGGACCGCCCCTAGGGGATGATGCGGGGTGGGTGCCGTCGGGCACTTGGGGGTGTGCTGATCCTTCATCTGACCGGGATCTCTTGCTTGGTGGGTGTTCATcagagatggaggagggacgGGGCCGGCGAGTGcgagcggtggtggtgaaggaggagaagcccatCAATCTAGCCATTTCGGCACTTTCGTCATCTTGTTGGGGGTCATTTTGCTCGGTGTGATGGTCGCCACCGTCGAGAGAAGTTCCGCTGGGGTCGGGCATTCTGGACGTAATGAATGGGGAATAAGGATGAGGTGGTTAGTCGCCAGCTGACCTCGACTTGTGATTCAGATATGTGAGAATAAGTAGGTAGTGTTGTGTGCCGAGGTGCTTCGAAAGGTCCTTTGTGAGGTCTAGATTCAGCAGCTTGAAATCAAGCTTCCCTGCGTATTACGTTATTTCCTCGAGAAGCTGTTGAAGCTTGGGCGGGATGTCTCTTtgttggtgggtggtggagtgaCGGGAGACCAGATGAAGTCGGCTGCCGTTAATGGAATTCAGCCTTGTGGGTCTCTCGCTAACCACGGGAACGCTCTAGCGGCTCTGTGTGTGTAACAGCAGCCGGCCGAGATGTCTGTGAGCTGTCAGTTTTCACatttattttccgtcttcTCGATTTGCATAAGGTGATTGGGCTTGTCCCTGAACGGGAACTACCGTTGGTTTGAAGTCTAGAAGTGTGGTGGAAGGACCAACGGTTGTTCAACTGTCAAAGACGGCCCCAGGGTCCGCTATAAGGGTGGGGTTTTAGTGGGGCCACCTGCTTCTAACACAGTGAACCGAATGCCTGGAATAGAATCAGCAACCAACTCCTCTCTCGTCTGTGTCTTTTCCAACCTCAGTCAATCTGCAATCTCAGGGAACATGTGCCATTACACACGCTGCATGTCGCACCGCCGAAGCCGCATGAAGAGTTGGCTTGACACCTGTAACACCCCCTGAACTAGACGCTCGGACACGCACACCCCTGCCTCTCCTCACACCTTTCATATCTCAACCTCACTTTcattccatcaccaccattcTCATCTCACATCTCACAGCATCATTTccaccagcatcatcatcaaactcaCCAAAAATGTCACCCATaaccctccaccaaccctccaaatactccccctcacccaccaccaccaccaccccctccccaaccatcGACTTCCTCTCCCGCACCTGGTCCGTAACCcactccaccctccccatgtGGCGCAAAGCCCGCAACGTCAGAATCACctactcccccctcccccaacccacccccggcTCCCCTCTCAAAATCTCCGACCTGGTCGAGTACGAGCCCCTTGACGGGTCCTCCCTCAAAAACGTCCGCGGCGTCGACACCGCCTCCGttcccaactccctcacaaGCTGGGACTGGCGAGGCTCCAGCTTTCTATTCTTTGTCACCTCCCACTGGGAAATCCTGGGGTACGGAGAGGTCCCAGAAACGGGGGAGCGATGGGTTGTAACTTGGTTCCAAAAAACCCTGTTCACGGCTGAAGGGGTGGATGTGTACAGTGATCGGAAAGAGGGGCCGAGTGAAGGGTTGAAAAAGGAGATTTTGGAAGCGTTGGAAAAGATGGAGGGTGGGGTCGGAGGGTTGTGTAGGAGGGATATGCACGAGGTAAAGGTTGAGTTGCCTTGGAGGGAGCAATAGAATGGTTTATTGATTTTGCGGTTGGGTATTATGAGCAGGGTTTGGGTATTTGGGGTATCATAGTGTAATTCAGCGCTCCGTGTCATCTCTACTTCTAGTGTGTTTCCTCTCCCTGTTTCTGTCGCGGTGGGATCTCTCTGAATGGTGACCGCCTTTCTCGTGTCTGGCGCGCTTGGGAGATGGAGACCTGCTTCTGCGCCTACGTGAGTCTCTTTCAGAGCGATGCCGATCcctgcttctgctccttTCTCTGTGCCTTCTTTCCCGGCTTGAGTTTCTGTCTCTGTGTCTTCGTCGGTCGCTGCTCCTATCCCTATGTCGatgcctcctctcccttctctctGACTTTTCCAACTCTCTCAGTTCCCTCTCTTTTTCCTCGTTTACCTTCCTTCGTTCTTTTTCCAGCTCCCTCACCTTGGCAGCACCGCTCTTCATCATGGCAAGCGGGTCACTCGACACCAACCTTGCCGCTTCCCTGGCCTTTCTGTTCGGGTCGTCCTTACCAAAGACATTTTTGCTTGGAACAACCGACAAAATTTGGTCATCCGGCGTGGCATACCATGCGTCACCTGACCCAGCCACAGTTCCAGGACCAAGACGGAGCTGAGCCTGCTCagccagctgctgcttcttttccttctccacATCCGGGTGTTTTGCATGAGTTTGTTGAGGCGTAAAAAGGGTGAGATGGCCTTTACTGTCGACCAAGTCATCTGGGGTATTCAATGTGGTGGGTGGCGCTAGTGATTGGAACTGTTGATACTGCTGCTCCTGGCGTTCTCTTGCGAGGCGTAACTCAAAGTCGGTGTCATCCTCTCCTTGACGTTTGCGTTTCTTTCGGGGTTCTCGTGGCTCCCTGACTGATGATCTGATTTCTGTGGAAGAGTCGGGTCCAGGAAGCGGTGGCGGGACCTCTCCTCTCAATGTGGCCAGCCTGCGCTCAGCATCCTGCTCCTGCATGCGCTGCTCGTCGGCTTCCTCCTTCAGGCGAGCGGCTGCCTCGTCGCGCCTGACGCGCTCGATGTTGGCTGTGTTGTAGACATTCCATGATTTCTTGCCtaggaggtggagaggcaTTGTAAAAGATGTTTATCTGGATAAAGATGTGATGGCTGTAGGAAGGGCCATCAGTGAGGACGTTgcaccttgatggctggCCGCCAAGACAAAATGGTGGGGTCCAACATTGGGGCGCCAAGCTGCCCATACATTAAAACGCCCCCTTTGTACACCGTTTCGCCTCATTATGTTGTGGGCCTGCGACAACAACTGCCCCGCTGGCGAGCTGACCCGTGGTAGCTACATTGACCTCGAAATCTATCACCaactcctctcctcccagaCAACGAAGAAAGCGACTCGTCATATAAACTGTCCTCTTCTTCGAAATCACACCATATCAAAGCACTGCGTCCCGACACCTAGTCTCGTTACGCTACCAACCGGCACACCACAAACATACTCGAGCGAGATGGATCCGCGCAGCGCCCTCTTCGGCTCAGGACcccgcggcggcggcagcggtaGCGGTCTCCCCGGCCGCAAcgtccaacaacaacgaccccCTCAGGCGGGATACCCTCCACAGCAGCAGGGAGGATATGGCTCTCCGCAGCAAGCCGGATATGGCCAGgcgccaccacctcgccaGCAGCCAGGAGGATACGGCCAAGcgccccctcctcgacagcaGGCCGGAGGGTACGGCCAGACCGGCTCTGGCCGTATTCCGCTCAGGTTGGCGAAGGTCGAGGACAAGACCCTCCAGTCGCAATACATCTTTGGCAATCTGTAGGCTCTTGCACCCCGTCTCTTGCCCATCGTGGACAACAAACTGACAGCAACACAGCTGCGCCGTCTCCCCCCGAGACTTCCCACCCAACCGCGAAAACACCGATGTCTACATCCGCCTCACCGGCCCCCAGATGAAAGGCGGAGGCGACTTTGTCGTCACAGCGCGCCCCGTCCCCGGCTTCCCCGATGGCTGCATCAGCTTGTCCGACCCTCAAAGAACATGGTGCGGCGTTGGTCTGATGGACTCGCTCGAGGGCGAAGTCTACGACCCCTTTGCGAGGAGCGCGCAGACCTATCTCGGCTCTATAGACGTCGAAATTGGGTTTGCGTCGCTGAGAAAGGTCGTCGACGCACCATACGATCAAGACGAGCTCGCCGAGCAGTTTATCGCCCAGTTTCAAAACCAGCTCTTCGCGCCAGGCCAGAAGCTGCTGATGGACGTCAAGAATGTGCCCCTGGCTATCACGGTCAAGACGGTCACCTTGACGGACTTGAGCATGCAATCGCAAAATGGCGAGGAGCCGCCCACGTTGTCAGACCCGCGCGCCAGGGGTATCCTGCACAAGCATACCAGCATTGGGTTCTACAAGGATGCGAGCTCGCCTCTGAAGCTCAAGGCGTCCAACAAGAGGCCTGCTGCTAATGCTATTATCAGCCCTGACTTCAAGTTTGAGGATATGGGTATCGGCGGTTTGGATGCCGAGTTCTCGACCATTTTCAGAAGAGCTTTTGCTTCGCGCATTTTCCCACCGGGCTTGATCGAGAAGCTGGGGATTATGCACGTCAAGGGTATGCTTCTTTACGGTCCTCCGGGTACAGGCAAGACGCTTATTGCCAGGCAAATTGGCAAGATGCTTAATGCCAGGGAACCAAAGATCATCAACGGTCCCGAAGTGCTGAATAAGTACGTTGGCCAGAGTGAGGAAAACATTCGCAAGATGTTTGCCGATGCCGAAAAGGAATACAAGGAAAAGGGAGACGAGTCTGGGCTTCATATCATCATCTTTGACGAGTTGGACGCTGTCTGCAAGCAGAGAGGGTCTGGTGCCGGTGGCGGCActggtgttggtgacagTGTTGTCAACCAGCTGCTTTCCAAGCTCGACGGTGTGGACCAGCTTAACAATATCCTGTTGATCGGAATGACCAACAGGAAGGACATGATTGATGACGCGTTGCTGCGGCCTGGTCGTTTGGAGGTGCAGATTGAGATTTCCCTGCCGGATGAGTTTGGCCGGTCGCAGATTCTCAAGATCCACACGAgcaagatgaaggagaaTAATGTCATGGGGAGTGATGTTGATATTCTGGAGCTGGCGGCAAGGACGAAGAACTTTTCGGGTGCTGAGCTGAGCGGTTTGGTCAAGTCTGCGACGTCGTTTGCTTTTGCGAGGAACATCAAGGCCGGCACTACGGCTAGTGTCAGTGAGGATGTGGTGAACATGAAGGTTGGCATGCAGGATTTCTTGCACGCGCTGGACGAGGTCAAGCCCGCGTTTGGTACTGATGATTCGGAGCTGGAGGACGTGTTGCCGTTTGGGATCATTGAGTACTCGAGGGGGATTAGCCATATTCTCAAGGACGGCATGCTCTATGTCAAGACTGTGAAAGAGCAGCCGAACCTGAGGGTGATGAGTGTTTTGCTTCATGGGCCGAGGTCGAGCGGCAAGACAGCGCTCGCGGCGAAGATTGCACAGCTGTCGGATTTCCCTTTTATCAAGCTTATCACCCCGGCGTCGCTGGTAGGTTATAGGGATGAGCTGGCGAAGAAGGATTATTTGCATAAGTTGTTTACGGATGCTTACAAGTCCCCGTTGAGTTTACTCGTTATTGGTAAGCCCCGTCCCTTTTTACGCAATCAGACAAGGTCACTGACATTTCTCAGACAATATTGAGCGTCTCATCGACTGGGTCCCCGTCGGCGCGCGCTTCTCTGGCTCCATCCTCAACACGCTCGTCACGCTTCTtcaaaccccaccacccaaggGGCACAGGCTGCTCATCCTCGCCACCACGTCGCAGAGATCGGTGCTGGAGCAGCTCGACGTCACGACGGCGTTTGACAACCAGATTCCCGTGCCGGCGATCTCGGACCTGGGCGAGCTGGAGGCGGTGCTGGGGCAGGTGGGGGCGTTCGATGGGAGGCACGGGCGGATCGTGCAGGAGATTGAGCGGGCGACGGGGAGCAGGGAGGTGAATGTGGGGATCAAGACGGTGTTGACAAGCTTGGAGACGGCGAAGCTGAGCGAGAGCCCGGAGGAGTGGTTTGTGGAGCAGATTTCGGGACAGATTGCTAGGTATCCTGGGGTTTGAGGGTTAGAAGGATAGAGAAGTTATATAGAGGTTTTTTGTCTCTGATGCAAATAGGGTGAGTTTAGAAATCTAGGGGGTTTgctgaggggaggtggtggtctggTGATGTTATGGagtgggggggtggaagtgATTTGACAGGAACGTATGTACTACCTGTAGGTATGATCCAAGGAGACTTTTCAACAAACCACCCAACAGCATCAGTGGTTTAGTGGTAAAatccatcgttgccatcgatGGGCCCCGTGTTCGATTCACGGCTGATGCATAGCTTTTGCTGTCATGTCACACATGCtctcttttatttttctcttttttttggggtCTCTCATCTGTTTTTCTTGCTCTTTTGCAGACAATTTCCCGttttgtttgggttgggaggggggtaaaGGGGCAAAGAGAATGCTGTGGCTGGCTCTGGTTAGGAAATTGGGACGTTGAATCCCCCTTGGGCAGGTTTAGCGGTTGTTTTACATAGGACTGAAGTCTATCTTTTGGGTGGAGGGTCAACTGCCTATCGCTTGTTTTGATGACTGAAGGAGTGAGAAGTCGGGCGTGTTTATATcagggatggtggtgggagggttgaGCGAgagcggcggtggtggataaGTAGGTTTGGTTGTGTTTGGCGGTTGAATGGTGTTGAGTGGGGCGGGTGTTTATAGGAATATCCTGGagatattaaaaaaaagaaggggggttggggttggggtgggaaaAGATAAACTGTGCCTTAATGGGAAGTAGTAGACAGAAAGCCAATTAACAGGACGGAAAGAGACTGGCTGATGTGTTTTGGATAGGTAGCTTGGTCAAGCATCTTGTGTGGAATCAAGAACCGAAGTCTTGGTTTAGATGTCTTCTTGTTAGATGACTCGAGTTGTGTAGGTATCTTTTGGAGTGCGGGATATATACCTATGTACGAAGTATCCATGGGAGAATTGGTATCACTATTCCTGGGTGCCTAAGGTAGGGTAGGGTGTAGCAGTTGGGTTGACGATGCCAACCTGGCTCATGCTTCTGAGCTGTTGTGTAAGGTGGGCGCAGACTGGTCTCGCAGAGCTTGTATGCGTCGATTGTGGAAAGCAAAAGGTTACTTGTCTTCATGTTCGAAGTTGTTTGTACCTTCTTAGCAATAATGCTTGTTTCAATGACCTTGAGTGTCGATCTGGCTTATAGGTAGCTTGGTGCACTCCCTCTGACCTATTTCGGtgctgcttcttctccgaTTAGAGAGCGTGATGGAGTCTTTTGAGTAGAAACGCTTATCTCAGTGGACGCCAATATCTAGATAGTGGCTCATACTATAGGCAACTGCCTTGCTCGGCGTTTAGGAgctcttgttgttttgtAGTATTAGACGAGATTGTTTTGCTGAGTCTTTTGGCAACTGGCAACAACATTAACTACGCTATGTTTACCTGTTGGTGTTCAATTCCTGTCCTTTGACTTCGGGATCTTTTCTTCAACCTTACTTAAATCACATAGGCAGAAGGTCTTTACTTTTGAGCCCTATACCAAGATAGCTAATTTCTGCCATACCGCAACTCTTTCCTGAACATGATCGAGATAAGTCTCGAAGTCTTTCCAGCTTACACCAACGCTAACGGCTCAAATACAGAGTAGCTTTCATGAAGCTTGAATTGTCTTGGGTACTTTTGCGTAATCACCATCTCTCTACCGCACAAGTCTCAAGTCATCCGCTGTACTCGTGATGGCAACACAAATCCGAGGCGACGGTGACCAAGGTGACGCGAGGTGAGAGTCACAAAGACCGAGGAGGCGGTGTGCTGTGCCTCTTCTGCTGTGCATAATGCCGTAAGTCCATGTAACTGCTGCAGTAGCAGCCACATCAGCATCCCTACCGATAGTACAACAGCATATAACTGTCAATTTTCTCTACCTAGGTAAGGTCATCAACCGCAGAGGTTACAGTGTACCAGAAGAATGGCTCAGTTTGATCGACCCGTATGGTTGACGTGTTGGTAAACCTCCTGTTCATATAATCAGTCCCCAGCAGTATAAGACACAGCTGTCAATACCATTTCAGGGGTCATCTGAAGCTCCCAACACAATGAGGCACATGGTCTCCAGAGTATGATAAGAAATCCCGAAAAAGGAACAAAACACTCCGGGACCCTCTtcacacccctcccacctcatACATCATCACTCATAAGcgatcatcagcatcaggaGCGAGCCGgatccatccacccccctctaACAACTcacccaacctccaaaaGTCGAAACCCGAATCACAAGCCCAATCGTCAGTTTTTTGATCACCAGACCAAAAATACGCCCGACCCCTACTGCAGCTAAGTTATTTTCCCGAGTCCGAAAGCTTTTATTTGTCCGAGAAAGCCACgtttttcccccttcctccaacCGGATCACGGCGGAGAAAATATCGGAGAGCGCAACACCACACCTGTATCTCTTGTTTCAAGATTCAATGTTTTTGTTGAGTTTGCATCCTGTCTATGAGCTGGCTTCCTATTTAGGGGAGGCATGCCCGTTGACACTGCCGACAGCCATCATCACTTAGGCGAACATGAAAGTGGTGCCGGAGGGTGTGGTGAATGATGAGCATACCCGTTTCGGGATCTGCCCGTCTAAGGTTGTCAGTCGTCGTTTGGTAGCATCGGCATCGGGGAGTGTGGAAACATAAACGGTCaactggaagaagaagaagaagaaaagcatCCGGAGTGCACGCTCGGAGGTGTGAAACAACACGTGGGGTGCATGGTTCGACACGAGGTTCATGTGGAGGTTGGGAACGCCGGTGGTAATGATCACTAACTGCCGTCTGTTTGGGTGGCTTATTCGTCATTCTATCTGCTATCTATGAAGATGATACTATCACAACTTCCTACTTAGGACC from Podospora pseudopauciseta strain CBS 411.78 chromosome 6, whole genome shotgun sequence includes:
- a CDS encoding hypothetical protein (EggNog:ENOG503P6UQ); its protein translation is MPDPSGTSLDGGDHHTEQNDPQQDDESAEMARLMGFSSFTTTARTRRPRPSSISDEHPPSKRSRSDEGSAHPQVPDGTHPASSPRGGPTRASCSPIIVTTDTHVDISPSPTGQGSDPFIKGFRGSAITTERVNHDEDCHSAAAAEEGSNSPNQGQRKESGSNPTTRGNFNARGRGNFGERGGRGGARGGRGGGGHNPNWYIDYYDSRSNENPWEPLEKKNGLEPVGTWLERKPCQPKGVPQQQQELQSQEHSDQQQTTQPETTQIGPEPKAPEAVAEAKAEVFLAAAT
- a CDS encoding hypothetical protein (EggNog:ENOG503P408) — protein: MSPITLHQPSKYSPSPTTTTTPSPTIDFLSRTWSVTHSTLPMWRKARNVRITYSPLPQPTPGSPLKISDLVEYEPLDGSSLKNVRGVDTASVPNSLTSWDWRGSSFLFFVTSHWEILGYGEVPETGERWVVTWFQKTLFTAEGVDVYSDRKEGPSEGLKKEILEALEKMEGGVGGLCRRDMHEVKVELPWREQ
- a CDS encoding hypothetical protein (COG:S; EggNog:ENOG503P2BX), with the protein product MPLHLLGKKSWNVYNTANIERVRRDEAAARLKEEADEQRMQEQDAERRLATLRGEVPPPLPGPDSSTEIRSSVREPREPRKKRKRQGEDDTDFELRLARERQEQQYQQFQSLAPPTTLNTPDDLVDSKGHLTLFTPQQTHAKHPDVEKEKKQQLAEQAQLRLGPGTVAGSGDAWYATPDDQILSVVPSKNVFGKDDPNRKAREAARLVSSDPLAMMKSGAAKVRELEKERRKVNEEKERELRELEKSERRERRHRHRDRSSDRRRHRDRNSSRERRHRERSRSRDRHRSERDSRRRRSRSPSPKRARHEKGGHHSERSHRDRNRERKHTRSRDDTER
- the SEC18 gene encoding transport between ER and Golgi ATPase protein (BUSCO:EOG09260NC6; COG:O; EggNog:ENOG503NV43), with the translated sequence MDPRSALFGSGPRGGGSGSGLPGRNVQQQRPPQAGYPPQQQGGYGSPQQAGYGQAPPPRQQPGGYGQAPPPRQQAGGYGQTGSGRIPLRLAKVEDKTLQSQYIFGNLCAVSPRDFPPNRENTDVYIRLTGPQMKGGGDFVVTARPVPGFPDGCISLSDPQRTWCGVGLMDSLEGEVYDPFARSAQTYLGSIDVEIGFASLRKVVDAPYDQDELAEQFIAQFQNQLFAPGQKLLMDVKNVPLAITVKTVTLTDLSMQSQNGEEPPTLSDPRARGILHKHTSIGFYKDASSPLKLKASNKRPAANAIISPDFKFEDMGIGGLDAEFSTIFRRAFASRIFPPGLIEKLGIMHVKGMLLYGPPGTGKTLIARQIGKMLNAREPKIINGPEVLNKYVGQSEENIRKMFADAEKEYKEKGDESGLHIIIFDELDAVCKQRGSGAGGGTGVGDSVVNQLLSKLDGVDQLNNILLIGMTNRKDMIDDALLRPGRLEVQIEISLPDEFGRSQILKIHTSKMKENNVMGSDVDILELAARTKNFSGAELSGLVKSATSFAFARNIKAGTTASVSEDVVNMKVGMQDFLHALDEVKPAFGTDDSELEDVLPFGIIEYSRGISHILKDGMLYVKTVKEQPNLRVMSVLLHGPRSSGKTALAAKIAQLSDFPFIKLITPASLVGYRDELAKKDYLHKLFTDAYKSPLSLLVIDNIERLIDWVPVGARFSGSILNTLVTLLQTPPPKGHRLLILATTSQRSVLEQLDVTTAFDNQIPVPAISDLGELEAVLGQVGAFDGRHGRIVQEIERATGSREVNVGIKTVLTSLETAKLSESPEEWFVEQISGQIARYPGV